The genomic stretch ATGGTTCCTATTGGTAGTGGCGCCGGGCGGGTGATCGAGGATTTCATGCTCACGCGTTACGCCTGCTACCTCATTGCACAAAATGGCGATCCAAGAAAAGAGCCCATTGCATTCGCTCAAAGTTATTTTGCAGTTCAGACCCGCAAACAGGAAGTGATTGAAGAGCGTATCCGTCTTCTAGGGCGCATGGAGGCCCGAAATAAACTCAAAGCATCCGAGAAAGCCCTCTCGGATAATATTTTCGAGCGAGGCGTAGATGAGGCGGGGTTCGGGCGTATACGTTCCAAAGGCGACTCCGCGTTATTTGGCGGAAATACCACTATGGCAATGAAAGAAAAATTCGGCATCATTGACGCCCGCCCCCTGGCGGATTTCCTGCCGACATTAACCATCGCTGCGAAAAATCTGGCAACCGAAATGACGAACCACAATGTGCAGCAGGCCGATCTGCAAGGGGAATCAGCGATCACTCATGAACATATCCAGAATAATACCAGCGTGCGTCAAATGCTGGGCCAACGGGGTATAAAACCTGAAGCACTGCCCCCTGAAGAAGATATTAAAAAACTGGAACGTCGAGTGAAGTCGGAAGAAAAGAAACTTGAACAAAAATCAGGGCGTCTTCCGTGACGGTGATCCGGTCAGGGGTAATGTGTCGAAATAATTCAAAAATCATCCGCGAGCGGTGACGAGTTTATTCTCGATCAGATA from bacterium encodes the following:
- the dinD gene encoding DNA damage-inducible protein D; protein product: MNTEIIHQMQRNFDALVRNHPEDGEVEFWFARDLQEPLGYARWENFLTAIQRAIESCQTTGVDPKNHFRGVTKMVPIGSGAGRVIEDFMLTRYACYLIAQNGDPRKEPIAFAQSYFAVQTRKQEVIEERIRLLGRMEARNKLKASEKALSDNIFERGVDEAGFGRIRSKGDSALFGGNTTMAMKEKFGIIDARPLADFLPTLTIAAKNLATEMTNHNVQQADLQGESAITHEHIQNNTSVRQMLGQRGIKPEALPPEEDIKKLERRVKSEEKKLEQKSGRLP